ATGGTGGATTATATAAACCGAGGCGATCAATGTTAAACACCATGGGGCTACACGCCTCGGCATGCTCGAGAGCAGTACATCCCGGTACCACCCCGCTTCTGTGACCCTTGCTCCGGGGCAGCCCGAAGTATTCCTTTGGGTTCTGTGGACCTGGTTATTGGAGTCACTTCGAGACCCTGGTGTGAGGTGTTGCGACAGATATGCATCGGGCTTGCATATTCACGCAAGTTTGGTGTGGTCGAATCCCACAATCAACTGCACTCGTTTTTGATGCCCAGGGAAGGCCATCGGTATGAGGTAAACATGAGAGATAAGTGGCTGTCACTCATGGATAATCACAGTGACGAATGATCAGCACAGGCAGGAATCACTGCAGAATGCAGATAATGCAGATGGTTTTTAGCTTGCTACTACGCTCCACCTTCCTCAATGCCTATGGCTCGTGCTTCTCAATGCAGACTGATGCGTTGATAGCAGCACAGACCTCTCTAGAGGGGCCGTTGCTCTGATCACGTCCGACAGTTGTGATTCGATTTTGGTACACGTGCGCAGAAATGCCGGCATTGATTGTGTACAGATGACAGGAAAATTACAAAGAACAAGGGATGGAATGATAGAGCGACCCAAGCATTCCACCCGGCAGGAACCTTCAATTGTCGCTCCCGCACTGGCTCGCTCAGTCCAAGTGGAGCTGCATCCCATACTGGCAGTGGGGAATATCTTTCCCCGTTTTCACTGCATATATTGGCTTCCCTTCCGCAAGGTGGACTGATAATGCGTGATCCCCTTGGGATTACTTCTACGCAGTTGGCGGCATTACCTACAACGCCACGTCATGAAGGGATCACATTTCTTTGTCAGACTCGTCCATATATCCCCACGGAATAGAATTAGCACACACTAGCTTGCCTCTCCATACACTCTTCTTGAATTATATGTCCTGTCTCCCATCATGGCAGCCCTTGAGACTCTCGCCACAGCTCGAACCCAAGTCTTCACCGAACTGCGAGAAGACCTCGAGCAGAGGGGCAACTCCTCAGCAAACATATCTCGCATTCTCAATGTAGGTCCCTCTCTTCAGGCCACTGGTGCACACCACGCTGATAATCAAGCATAGTGTCTCACGGTATCCACTGAAGGCAGCAAGGCCAACCATGGCCTCACCCTTATCAAAGCCGGCTATaagcttctccagcgacCTCCAACGCCCCAAGAGCACGCACACCTCAGCATCCTCGGCTGACTGGTCGAGGTCTTCCAGGCCTCCTATGTCGTCTCGGACGAAGTCATGGCCCACTCCGCGTTCCGCAACGGCCGGCCATGCTGGTCCAAATACGAGGGTGTCGGGCTACCGCGGTCAACAACACATGCATGCTGAAAACATGCATCTTTTTATCATTGCAGCGACAATTCCGCAATTATCCTGAGTACGTAGCGTTCGTGGAACTCGTCCATGAGGCAGCGTTTCGGATGGAGCTGGGACGGCTGTGTGAGAAGGTGACTGCGGCTACTGGGGGTATTGAGGATATGACGACGGAACGGTATGATTATATTGCGCGACATAGAACTGCCTTTGGCAGTTTCTATTTGCCTATTGCTCTAGCGATTCGCTATTGTGGGCTGGCGAGTGAGGAGGGCATGGAACAGGTGCAGACCGTGTTGTTGGATATTGGGGTTTACTCTCACATACGGGATGACTTTCTTCATTCCTTTGGGGCCCGGGTGTCACCGGTAAGTTGGGTACCAGTATTGAGGGGAATGAGTGTTCGTGGGGTGTCGTGCAGGCGCTGGGGCTGAGTGAATCATATGGGAAGCGAGTCAAGGCAGGTCTGGATGCGCTATACGTGGACTTTGAAAAAAAGGAGGCGGCTTGAGCTGCAAGTGCAGATTAACGCGTTCGAGGAAGACAATGGAGCTATCAAAGATATCCTCAGCAGCGTCCTTGGGGGCATTGGACAGTAATGAACAGTCGGTCCCACTGTTGGTCAATGCTTAACAACTCATGTGGAAAGACCTATCCGGCTGCAAGTGCCTTGGGCAATATGTCATAATTGTGATTAATGAACGATACACTTTTAATGAACCTTGGAAATGGGCAAGTCTGCCGAGGCAGCCTGGACAGAAATTGCCCTCTCTTCTGATATTCCGTTGAACATAAAGCCGTGCTTTGTCTCGAGGTACTACTCGAGTATACGCCCCCAGCATCATCAGAGGGGCACATGACGTGAACTATAGGCCACTGTGGGATATCCGCAGCATTGCTGTCGGAGTCATGTGGGGGTTTCAGGCTGCAGCCCCAAGACGCCCAAGGACTATTTCACTCGAAGTCGTCTCAATCTGAATCGTGGGAGACCCGGCTACCAGGATACAGGGCTTGGCGGCGATGCGAGTTGCATGCCAAACGTGCAAGATTGGACTGAGACTGCGACACTGCGACGATGCGGCCCCGAGGGCTCCCGAATCCTTTGGAACTGCGGGAAGCCTCGGTTGCTCCTTTCAGCCTCCCAGCTTCGCCCACCAGCGCCATCGCCAATCGCCAAGATCAGCGTAAGCGTCGCATGGATCTCCCAACTTTGGGTCACGCCGGTTTCTCTCAGCAGTAACTCATGACACGGTTAGGTAGCAATGATAGGTAAAGATTCCTAATAGAAATGCGTTATCCTTACGCAGCTTTCGGGCCTGCCACGACATATGTACCCCTCTAGCGACTGTATTCCGCAGTGTTTCCTCTCGTGTGGCCGGGCGAGCGGAGCTTGTCTGTCCTACTCGGGAGACATCAATTGCTCCTTCTGTCAACTTACGGAGAGGAGCTAGAGTTGTCAGACAGTGAATTGGTGGGCCATTGGGACCCCTGCTAGCCACATGTAAGCGCAATAAGTCCCGAGGTCAATGCGAGACGGTATCTCTTAGCGTTAGGTCCCCGCGCCTGGGAGGATAgtctgtcttttcttccactGTCTCCCCCGAGAGTATTTCCGAGATTCCAGGTATATTTTATGCGAACCATCGCTCTAAGGGTTTTGCAACATGTCACGACCTGGCACCCCTTCAATGCTATTTTTCGATGTCTTGGGGACAGTCGTTGAATGGAGATTTTGCATCGCGAACCAACTGAAGGTTGCAGCAGAAAGGGCCCTGCAAGATGAAACTCGGGAAATAGGTGTGGATGTGCGAGGACGTGTCTCCGGCTTAGCGACTTCGACCTGGGACGAGATCACTGACGAGTGGCACCGCTCTTATATGGACTTCGGCCGCACTTATGACCCTTCGAAGCCCTTTGTCCCTGTAGACGAGCACAATCGCATCTCCCTGGGCAATATCTTCTCCGACTGGCATCTGCGGGATCTATTCAAGGACAACGATCTCCAAAACTTGGCGCTTGGTTGGCATCGCCTTGATCCGTACCCTGACAGTGTGCAAGGCCTTGCGTTGCTCAACACCAAGTTTCCGACCTCCACATTATCCAACGGCAATGTCAAACTCCTCGAAGATCCACAGGAACATGGTTCTTTGCCATTCAAGCACCTCAGCAGTGCAGAGCATTTCAATGCTTACAAGCCGGCACCGGAAGTCTATCATGCGGCGGCTCGCAGATTCGGATTAGAGACTTCGCAATGTTGCCTGGTCGCTGCCCATCTTCACGACCTGCAAGCCGCCAAAAAGTGTGGCTTCCAGACAATCTACATCGCGCGCCCCTTGGAAGAGGCTTGGGATGCGGAACGCGTTGCCCAAGCTAAAGAAGAGGGATTTGTCGATTATTGGATTGATGTTGACGGCTCGGGCCTGATCGACGTTGCCCGATATTTTGGGATAGACACGAATGCATAGGTTTGATACTCTCTGCCTGCTTCATGTCTTGACCCAGTATGCACGCGTTGGGTACTGGTTATCTCAGCGCCATTGTCCTAAGTAGAAACCATCAATTATCATAGCCGTCTTCTTCTAGTTTCACTGAAGGTCTTCCGCGTAGGAGACAGCCTTCTTGTTAAGGATCAGAGGGTATTGCATGTAGGACAGCGATCGATTGCGTAAGTGATctagtactattatttaCGGTCTCAAAGCTTTGCCTGAGCCCGTGGTCCCAAAATGATGAGTCGTGCTCCAACGAGAGCGAAGACCGAGACGAGCAACGCCGCTCCTGCCCACATCTGCGCAGCCAGATACTCCCCTCCGGTGGGTGCTATCAGTGTTCCCGCCACACATGGACCCGTCAATGGGCCAAAGCTGATCATGGTAAGCGCCATTCCGATCCGAGTACCAATTTTGTCAAGGTCTTTGGTCAACGAGGGGACTGTTCCAACAAACAATGCCATCGCTGCTGCCGACATATGCGGGCATAGCACACTCAACGAGATCTTTCTGTGTCTTGTACAGCTTTTCCTGTGGTTCTACCGCTTGGTGTCACATTCCGCCATCCAGGCCGACATAGCAAAGTTGGAATCCCCATACATCGGTCATCTTCCAATCAGAATGCCATGAGACTGCGGATTTTTACGGGGGGGGAATTGACGGCGTCGCTAAATCGGGGATTGAGCAGGTCTGCGGCACTTCGTCCTTGCATCCTATCCTACTCCTTAGTCCTTTGCGGGTCGCACCCTTGATCTATTTCTTCACCCTCTGATTTGCCGTGTGCAACAGTCCGGTGGTTGCCGATAGAACAAACTAGCTAGGGTGGAATTATGCAGTCCATGCAGGTGAGGTTATTGATATTTAATGCGTGATAAGCCATCTAGTCTAGGGTGTGTCATTGATCATCCCGACAGTATGAAATCGTACGTAGCCATTGTAAGCAAAGCTGAATTCGAACATAACAGGTACAGCACAAAAGCTTTCCGAGTCACAAATCCAATGCATGCGACACAAGGTAAACAAGGTACAGGCGTGGATTGGAATTTCCGCCTGGCCTTAGCAAGCAGATACTCGCTTCCGCGGGGAAACTTTCATTAACATTTCACCAGAACAAGAAACAAATTGGTCCCGGATGGAGCCGCTGAATCTTACCGCGTCTTCCGGCTTCATCGTGAAGTCAAACCTGCGTATGAACATGGCAAGAACCACCCTCATTTCCATGAAGGCAAGGTTCTTGCCGACACAAGAGGTTACCCCATAGCCAAACGGAGAGAAGGCCTTAATATTATGAGGCTTGGACTCCACTGGACCATTAATCCATCGGTCCGGAATAAATTCGTTGGGCTCGTAGAAATTCCGCGGATCTCGGTGCATGGAGAAACAGTGGGTTGAAACAACAGTGTTGGCTGGAATCACGACACCTTTTGGCATAGCCAAGGGGACCGGAGTGTGTCTGTCCAAACCGGAGGGGACTGGAGGCCACAGGCGGAGCGCCTCGTTTAGGCATGCATTTATTAATGGCGCATCATCTCGAAGCTTTTTAAAGTCATCAATGGGTGCGCCGTCGGGGAACAGACAATCGATCTCCTCGCGGAGGCGCTGGACCAAGTCGAGTTTCTTAGCAAGCTCGAACAGAACGATCGACAAGGCGTTTGAAGTTGTGTCGCTTCCAGCCACCACAATAAGCATGCAATCCTGATAGAGCTCCTCCTTATTAAGGTTACGATGATGCTTGCCTCGTTCACCAAGAAGGTACGCAAACACATCAGCGTCAAGAGACTCGTGCATGTCAGCCTTTGCCAGCCTCCAGTCGAGGGCTTCTTTAAGCCAGGTTTCGAAAGCGATTAGCGGGCTTGGCAGCAGGCGGAGGATAGACGCAAGATAAGGTACATTGCCCATAGTCTTAATAGCACGTACACCAAATTCGACTAGGTGGACAATGTCTGATGTCTTTCCGTCTTTCAGGGTGCCAAACGAGCGACCAAAGCCGAGTTCCCCCATAACATCAAAGCCGAACCAGAGCATACCCTCCTTGACATCCACGAGACCCTTGGATGATAGTCGCTCGACTTGCTGCATGAGCAGCTCTGAATTTCGAAGGATATTAGGCTGGTAGGATTCGAGTGCTTTGATGCTAAAGGCAGGATCCCAGTCACGACGACGAACATTATGGTCAGAGATCTTCGGCTGTGTTTGCAGACTGTAGACATTAGGGGTCATTGACTGAGCCTCGTACCATGGGCCGCGAGTTGCCTTGGTACTTGGCCCAGTGGGTCCGTAAATCACTTTAAGCGCGTCCGGATCAGCAATGGAGATCTGGCGAGGGCCAATTCGTACGTAGTCTCCCGATTGTTGGTGCATCTTCTGAATCTGGTAAAAGCGGTCCCCTTTCCAATCATTGATGACCCATGACCACATGCTCAGTGTGCATGACACAGGGCCTGGGAAATGACGGAGACGATGGAAGAAGACACGGTATATAGCCATCGAGAATGAGAGACTAGTAGCGAATAGAGTGTAGATAAAGGCCACCGCCCAGCTAGCTTCTTGTATGGTCACATTCCAGGCATCCTTTAGTGCAAGAGCCGCAGTAGGCGCAAGGACTATGGTAAAGCCAAGGGCAAGATGTGCCGGGGGTTCGCGGTATTGAGACAGGCCATGCACAACGAGGCCAGTCAGTATTGGAAGTGCAACCGTCACGCTGAAGTTGAAAGGCCTGCAGATTTCCGCGAGAAGGAGCTTGTGCGGCGTATCAGCCATGTTCTTTGGCAGAATGGGAATTGAACTTTGAGACGAAGAACGGAAAAGACATACAATTGATAGACATACATTTTATCAACTGAACTTCTTAAGTATTCACGTTCTGCCATAGAGTTCAGTCCCCGCGTTTTTTTGTCTCCCCAGATTTTCGCCCGGATTTCCACCTCGGCGAAAAATAATCAACAGGCTGATCCTTGGACCGCGGGATACGTCCGAGATGGGACGATGACATCAAAGTGGCCCCATTGAGTGGCTCTCCACCGCAAATGCGGAGAAACCGTAATTACTCGAGCAGCAACTATGCCACCACACCGACGTCCAGCGACTCAACATGTAATTGAACAGGGGGGTAGACTTCAACTTGCCATAGACGCTTTAAGAAATGGCGAACTTCACACTGAACGTGAAGCAGTGAAGGTTCTTAATGTCCCCCGAACTACACTTGGGGCGAATGGCAGAGATAATCCTCTGGACAGTTGAGAACTCTACCTCTACCTCTATAG
This region of Aspergillus puulaauensis MK2 DNA, chromosome 5, nearly complete sequence genomic DNA includes:
- a CDS encoding uncharacterized protein (COG:E;~EggNog:ENOG410PQK9;~InterPro:IPR041492,IPR006439,IPR023198,IPR006328, IPR036412,IPR023214;~PFAM:PF13242,PF13419;~go_function: GO:0016787 - hydrolase activity [Evidence IEA];~go_function: GO:0019120 - hydrolase activity, acting on acid halide bonds, in C-halide compounds [Evidence IEA]) gives rise to the protein MSRPGTPSMLFFDVLGTVVEWRFCIANQLKVAAERALQDETREIGVDVRGRVSGLATSTWDEITDEWHRSYMDFGRTYDPSKPFVPVDEHNRISLGNIFSDWHLRDLFKDNDLQNLALGWHRLDPYPDSVQGLALLNTKFPTSTLSNGNVKLLEDPQEHGSLPFKHLSSAEHFNAYKPAPEVYHAAARRFGLETSQCCLVAAHLHDLQAAKKCGFQTIYIARPLEEAWDAERVAQAKEEGFVDYWIDVDGSGLIDVARYFGIDTNA
- a CDS encoding cytochrome P450 (COG:Q;~EggNog:ENOG410PHH6;~InterPro:IPR001128,IPR017972,IPR002401,IPR036396;~PFAM:PF00067;~TransMembrane:3 (o17-37i44-62o74-95i);~go_function: GO:0005506 - iron ion binding [Evidence IEA];~go_function: GO:0016705 - oxidoreductase activity, acting on paired donors, with incorporation or reduction of molecular oxygen [Evidence IEA];~go_function: GO:0020037 - heme binding [Evidence IEA];~go_process: GO:0055114 - oxidation-reduction process [Evidence IEA]); protein product: MADTPHKLLLAEICRPFNFSVTVALPILTGLVVHGLSQYREPPAHLALGFTIVLAPTAALALKDAWNVTIQEASWAVAFIYTLFATSLSFSMAIYRVFFHRLRHFPGPVSCTLSMWSWVINDWKGDRFYQIQKMHQQSGDYVRIGPRQISIADPDALKVIYGPTGPSTKATRGPWYEAQSMTPNVYSLQTQPKISDHNVRRRDWDPAFSIKALESYQPNILRNSELLMQQVERLSSKGLVDVKEGMLWFGFDVMGELGFGRSFGTLKDGKTSDIVHLVEFGVRAIKTMGNVPYLASILRLLPSPLIAFETWLKEALDWRLAKADMHESLDADVFAYLLGERGKHHRNLNKEELYQDCMLIVVAGSDTTSNALSIVLFELAKKLDLVQRLREEIDCLFPDGAPIDDFKKLRDDAPLINACLNEALRLWPPVPSGLDRHTPVPLAMPKGVVIPANTVVSTHCFSMHRDPRNFYEPNEFIPDRWINGPVESKPHNIKAFSPFGYGVTSCVGKNLAFMEMRVVLAMFIRRFDFTMKPEDAVRFSGSIRDQFVSCSGEMLMKVSPRKRVSAC